The following coding sequences are from one Verrucomicrobiota bacterium window:
- a CDS encoding LysR family transcriptional regulator yields MEFHRIRYFLELARTGNFSKAADMMNVSQPSLSQQINKLEDEVGGSLFLRARDGVTLSELGKEFLPHAKAIMSEIESTRDFIDRSGKGIQGPIRIGAIPTIAPYLLPEILKRITKRYPEAHYELVEDTTKSLIDRLRNGGIDFALMSPPTKIDQDADHHLLMQDELLLALPQRHALCVLKKIELKQLKSERLVLLQEAHCLSRQTEGYCKASGIKADVTIQSSQIDTLLGIIELGLGFSFIPQIAIDFHKHRKVAYRSLTQKPYFREIHLYWMRRRVLSASLQKIIECFSK; encoded by the coding sequence ATGGAATTTCACCGTATCCGCTATTTTCTGGAGCTGGCACGCACTGGCAATTTTTCCAAAGCAGCTGACATGATGAATGTATCGCAGCCTTCGCTCAGTCAGCAGATCAATAAACTGGAGGATGAAGTGGGAGGCAGCCTATTTCTCCGAGCACGCGATGGCGTTACCCTCTCCGAGCTAGGTAAAGAATTTCTTCCCCATGCTAAAGCCATCATGTCAGAGATCGAATCGACACGTGATTTCATTGATCGCAGCGGTAAAGGGATTCAAGGACCCATACGAATTGGAGCCATCCCAACCATCGCTCCTTATCTGCTGCCAGAAATACTCAAGCGGATCACCAAACGCTATCCGGAAGCCCATTACGAGCTGGTGGAAGACACCACCAAATCTCTGATCGATCGCCTAAGAAACGGCGGGATCGACTTTGCCCTGATGAGTCCTCCTACCAAAATCGACCAGGATGCAGACCATCATTTATTAATGCAGGATGAGCTGCTGCTGGCTTTACCACAGCGACATGCACTGTGTGTCCTGAAAAAGATTGAACTCAAGCAGCTCAAAAGTGAACGACTCGTCCTGCTGCAGGAGGCGCATTGCCTATCACGCCAAACGGAAGGCTACTGCAAAGCGTCCGGTATCAAGGCAGATGTGACCATTCAGAGTTCACAGATCGATACGCTACTGGGAATCATCGAGCTCGGTCTAGGGTTTAGCTTTATTCCACAAATAGCCATTGATTTCCATAAGCATCGAAAAGTCGCTTATCGTTCCCTAACCCAAAAACCCTATTTCCGGGAAATCCATCTCTATTGGATGCGCCGACGCGTTCTTTCAGCTTCCCTGCAAAAAATCATCGAATGCTTCTCGAAATAA
- a CDS encoding helix-turn-helix domain-containing protein produces MKHKKNCDRPYGCSVEATLAVIGGRWKPIIIFLLMQNDTLRFGQLQKSIDGVTQRMLTNQLRELESDQVVHRKVYAEVPPRVEYSLTEYGKTLKPIMLSMRDWGAEHMTIKSS; encoded by the coding sequence ATGAAGCATAAAAAAAATTGCGATCGACCTTATGGCTGCTCTGTTGAAGCAACATTAGCTGTGATCGGAGGTCGCTGGAAACCTATTATTATCTTTCTACTCATGCAGAATGATACACTAAGGTTTGGCCAACTTCAGAAGTCTATTGATGGCGTGACTCAACGTATGCTGACCAACCAGCTGAGGGAACTGGAATCGGATCAAGTGGTCCATCGCAAAGTCTATGCTGAAGTGCCCCCTCGGGTGGAATATTCTCTGACTGAATATGGTAAAACCCTCAAACCCATCATGCTCTCCATGCGGGATTGGGGCGCTGAACATATGACGATTAAGAGTTCGTGA
- a CDS encoding MATE family efflux transporter gives MKQLKRTFALALPMMAGQLGQMLLGLSDTLMIGQMGTVELAASAFVNVLYHIPIVVGFALAAAVSVQVSHYHGAKQNVQAGEALRHGLYFSLGLGMATAVITLAIFPFLHWFGQPDDVVEAARPYLLWITLSSLPMMPTLICKSFADSKNHPWPIFMIMLAGVGVNILLNYLLIFGKFGFPEWGLTGAGIATFSARMLTLIGMWFYLTNSQILGVSWPKRWFGPIDRAECGSLINLGMPISGQILMEFGLIALTALFIGSFGAVSMASHQIAITCAATTFMLPMGLSQAVTIRVGHSLGEGMPLRCRDIVIGAHVLTLWIMGSAAILYLIFGEVIADAFTNDQEVVKLTATLLTITAIFQIFDGAQIISVGGLRGLKDVSVPTGIIFTSYWVITLPLGLILAFFFNLGAIGFWIALAAGLATAAFALTGRLTYMLKETKISSPRGKREGDEPSSLVQMRSNDFLEILPGERELVRDF, from the coding sequence TTGAAACAACTCAAAAGGACCTTTGCTTTGGCTTTGCCGATGATGGCAGGTCAACTCGGACAGATGTTGCTGGGACTTAGTGATACGTTGATGATCGGACAGATGGGGACCGTCGAGCTGGCTGCGTCTGCCTTTGTTAATGTTCTCTATCACATCCCCATCGTTGTTGGCTTTGCCTTGGCGGCGGCGGTAAGTGTGCAGGTTTCTCATTACCATGGTGCTAAACAGAATGTGCAAGCAGGGGAAGCATTGCGTCACGGACTTTACTTCTCGTTGGGTTTAGGGATGGCCACGGCTGTGATCACCTTAGCCATCTTTCCTTTTCTTCATTGGTTTGGCCAGCCCGATGATGTAGTGGAGGCGGCGCGTCCGTATCTGCTCTGGATCACATTGTCATCGCTTCCTATGATGCCGACTCTGATCTGCAAGAGTTTTGCGGACTCGAAGAATCATCCTTGGCCAATCTTTATGATCATGCTGGCGGGAGTCGGAGTGAATATACTACTCAATTATCTCCTGATCTTCGGGAAATTCGGCTTTCCAGAATGGGGGCTAACGGGTGCAGGAATTGCCACCTTTTCAGCTCGCATGTTAACGCTGATCGGTATGTGGTTTTATCTGACGAACTCACAAATACTAGGAGTCAGTTGGCCGAAGCGATGGTTTGGGCCTATCGATCGAGCAGAATGCGGTTCATTGATCAATTTAGGAATGCCTATCTCGGGCCAGATCTTGATGGAGTTCGGCTTGATTGCGCTAACGGCTCTTTTCATTGGAAGCTTTGGTGCGGTCTCGATGGCATCCCATCAGATTGCTATCACTTGTGCGGCGACGACCTTTATGTTACCCATGGGATTATCTCAAGCGGTGACCATTCGCGTTGGGCACAGCTTGGGCGAAGGCATGCCCTTGCGATGTCGAGATATCGTTATCGGAGCCCATGTATTGACGCTATGGATTATGGGATCGGCTGCCATTCTATACCTCATCTTTGGAGAAGTGATTGCGGATGCATTTACGAATGATCAGGAGGTCGTGAAGTTGACGGCGACACTGTTAACCATCACGGCTATTTTCCAGATATTCGATGGGGCACAGATTATCAGTGTTGGTGGATTACGTGGCTTAAAGGATGTGAGTGTTCCAACAGGGATCATTTTTACTAGCTACTGGGTGATCACATTGCCTTTGGGGTTGATCCTTGCCTTCTTCTTCAACCTGGGAGCGATTGGCTTTTGGATTGCTCTGGCAGCGGGATTAGCTACAGCCGCCTTCGCACTGACCGGAAGACTTACATACATGCTCAAAGAGACTAAGATATCGAGTCCTCGAGGAAAGAGAGAGGGCGATGAGCCATCTTCTCTGGTCCAGATGAGATCAAATGATTTCCTAGAGATCTTACCTGGGGAGCGAGAGTTGGTAAGAGATTTTTAA
- the fusA gene encoding elongation factor G, producing the protein MAKRFPLERTRNIGICAHIDAGKTTLTERILFYTGEVHKIGEVHEGDTVTDHMDQERERGITITSAAITCHWDCKLDELVVKNFSKTNNRINIIDTPGHVDFTAEVERSLRVLDGAIAVFCGVAGVQPQSETVWRQATKYNVPRIAFVNKMDRTGADFEAAVASMREKLGANVWPVLIPLGSEDDLKGQIDIVNQKAVIYDESDKLGSTYRIVDIPESENSRAQKALNDLQAALIEVDDQLAELFLEEKEPTTEQLKMAIRRATIANKIVPVAGGSAFKNKGVQFLIDAVIDYLPSPQDVPAMKAHSVENMEDEILMEASDDEKFCSLAFKLWSDKYVGKLIFFRVYSGTLKKGDQVYNPRTGKKERVSRILQMQADKQIDLDTVYTGDIAALVGLKDIRTGDTLSDTKLNVMLEPPSFPEPVISMAIEPKSQADRDKLSTGLQRLSEEDPTFQVMTNEETGQTIIKGMGELHLEIIRDRLNREFKAQTNAGAPQIAYRETITREAGAEGKLIKQSGGRGQYGHVVISVKPR; encoded by the coding sequence ATGGCAAAACGTTTCCCACTTGAGCGAACCCGAAACATCGGGATCTGTGCTCACATCGACGCTGGTAAGACTACCCTTACCGAGCGTATCCTGTTTTACACGGGTGAGGTGCACAAGATCGGTGAGGTTCATGAAGGGGATACGGTTACTGACCATATGGATCAGGAACGTGAGCGCGGTATCACTATTACTTCTGCAGCTATTACCTGTCACTGGGATTGTAAACTGGATGAGTTAGTCGTTAAGAATTTTTCGAAAACTAATAACCGCATTAATATTATAGATACTCCAGGTCATGTAGATTTTACCGCAGAAGTTGAGCGTTCCTTACGTGTCTTGGATGGTGCGATTGCGGTCTTTTGTGGCGTGGCTGGAGTTCAGCCTCAGTCTGAAACGGTTTGGCGCCAAGCGACTAAATATAATGTTCCTCGTATTGCCTTTGTGAACAAGATGGATCGCACTGGAGCAGATTTCGAAGCGGCAGTGGCTAGCATGAGAGAGAAGTTAGGGGCTAATGTCTGGCCTGTTCTTATTCCACTAGGATCTGAAGATGATCTCAAGGGTCAGATCGACATCGTTAATCAAAAGGCTGTGATTTATGATGAGAGCGACAAACTCGGCTCTACTTACCGCATCGTGGATATTCCAGAATCTGAAAACTCGCGTGCGCAAAAAGCACTTAATGACTTACAGGCCGCTCTGATAGAAGTAGATGATCAGTTGGCAGAGCTATTTCTAGAAGAAAAAGAGCCAACGACAGAGCAATTGAAGATGGCAATCCGCCGTGCAACCATTGCCAATAAAATTGTTCCAGTAGCAGGCGGCTCAGCTTTTAAGAACAAGGGAGTGCAATTTCTAATTGATGCCGTGATTGATTATCTACCCAGTCCACAAGATGTCCCCGCTATGAAAGCGCACTCTGTGGAGAATATGGAAGATGAAATTTTGATGGAAGCCAGTGATGATGAGAAATTCTGTTCGCTGGCTTTTAAACTTTGGTCAGATAAATATGTAGGAAAGCTTATATTCTTCCGTGTTTATTCTGGAACCTTAAAAAAAGGAGATCAGGTTTATAATCCGCGCACGGGTAAAAAAGAGCGAGTCAGTCGCATTCTGCAAATGCAAGCGGATAAACAGATTGACTTAGATACTGTTTATACAGGGGATATTGCTGCGCTTGTGGGCCTAAAGGATATCCGCACCGGTGACACGCTTTCAGACACCAAGCTTAACGTGATGCTGGAGCCACCTTCTTTTCCAGAACCAGTCATTTCTATGGCAATTGAGCCCAAGAGCCAAGCTGACCGTGACAAACTTTCAACGGGACTCCAAAGGCTATCTGAAGAAGACCCAACGTTTCAAGTCATGACTAATGAAGAAACTGGCCAGACAATCATTAAAGGCATGGGCGAGTTGCACTTGGAGATCATCCGTGACCGTTTGAACAGAGAATTTAAAGCACAAACAAATGCTGGTGCACCGCAGATTGCTTATCGGGAAACAATTACTAGAGAAGCTGGCGCTGAAGGCAAGCTCATCAAGCAGTCTGGCGGTAGAGGGCAATATGGCCACGTTGTGATCAGTGTAAAGCCTCGCG
- the rpsG gene encoding 30S ribosomal protein S7 translates to MARRRRAERRQRIPDAVYESLVVSALVNTVMSRGKKATAEKIVYKAIDTINEGKTITDPLEMLNKALENAKPRLEVKSRRVGGATYQVPMEVPADRQLALALRWIVGNAQRKKGVPMSKALANELRDAASGQGAAIKKRDDVHRMAQANRAFAHLRW, encoded by the coding sequence ATGGCACGTAGACGCAGAGCAGAAAGAAGACAAAGAATACCAGATGCGGTTTATGAAAGCTTGGTGGTTAGCGCATTGGTCAACACCGTCATGAGCCGTGGTAAAAAAGCCACTGCCGAGAAGATTGTTTACAAAGCGATTGATACAATCAACGAGGGGAAAACGATTACAGATCCTCTTGAGATGCTCAATAAAGCGCTAGAAAATGCAAAGCCTCGATTGGAGGTGAAGAGTCGCCGCGTAGGTGGTGCCACCTACCAAGTCCCTATGGAAGTCCCTGCAGATCGTCAGTTGGCCTTGGCACTTCGTTGGATTGTAGGTAACGCACAACGGAAAAAAGGTGTTCCCATGTCTAAAGCTTTGGCAAACGAACTTCGCGATGCAGCCTCAGGTCAAGGTGCTGCGATTAAAAAACGTGATGATGTTCACCGCATGGCGCAAGCCAACAGGGCCTTTGCTCACCTAAGGTGGTAA
- the katG gene encoding catalase/peroxidase HPI translates to MSENISKCPYTATMSWLKRIQSFFSALSANMIQKVESSETVEESVRVKSASSSECPFLNGRAKGALSPTAGRGTNNRDWWPNALNLGILRQHSTLSSPMQYDFDYREAFKSLDLEAVKKDLMELMTDSQSWWPADYGHYGPLMVRMAWHSAGTYRTADGRGGGGTGAQRFAPLNSWPDNANLDKARLLLWPIKKKYGKKLSWADLMILAGNCALESMEFKTFGFGGGRVDIWEPEQDIYWGQEGEWLADKRYSGDRQLEQPLAAVQMGLIYVNPEGPNGNPDPVAAAHDIRETFGRMAMNDEETVALIAGGHTFGKAHGAANPDDHVGPEPEAAGITEQSQGWTSSYGRGHSEHTITSGLEGAWTQTPTRWSNNYFKNLFEYEWVLTKSPAGAQQWTPKNAKDVMNVVDAHDQSRRHAPMMFTTDLALKEDPEYAKISRRFYENPDEFADAFARAWYKLTHRDMGPISRYLGADVPEETLIWQDPLPETPGEILSEHQVKELKAKILATGLSISKLVSVAWASASTYRGSDFRGGANGARVRLEPQKSWEVNQPEILSEVLSKLEEVKKDFDGNVSLADLIVLGGCTAIEKAAKDAGYDVVVPFIPGRVDAGSDQTDVDSFEPMEPQTDGFRNYAKTHFTVSAEEMLVDRAQLLTLTAPEMTLLVGGLRVLGANHGDSKHGVFTNNPETLTNDFFINLLDMSVTWKASDESETTFEGRDRVSGKVKWTGTRVDLIFGSNSELRALSEVYASDDSKELFVKEFIAAWGKVMNLDRFDLE, encoded by the coding sequence ATGTCAGAAAATATATCCAAATGCCCCTATACAGCAACGATGTCATGGCTGAAAAGAATTCAGTCCTTTTTCAGCGCCTTATCCGCTAATATGATCCAAAAAGTTGAAAGCTCGGAAACTGTAGAAGAATCGGTCCGCGTCAAATCAGCTAGCAGCAGTGAATGCCCTTTTTTAAATGGACGTGCCAAAGGAGCACTGAGTCCGACCGCAGGTCGTGGCACTAACAACCGAGACTGGTGGCCCAATGCCCTTAACCTGGGCATATTACGTCAGCACAGCACCCTATCCAGTCCCATGCAATATGATTTTGATTATCGAGAGGCATTTAAGAGCCTCGATCTCGAAGCTGTCAAAAAAGATTTGATGGAGCTAATGACGGATTCTCAATCCTGGTGGCCGGCTGACTACGGTCACTACGGCCCACTTATGGTGCGTATGGCCTGGCACAGCGCTGGAACCTACCGCACCGCAGACGGTCGTGGAGGAGGGGGCACCGGTGCTCAGCGTTTTGCACCACTCAATAGCTGGCCAGATAATGCAAACTTGGACAAGGCCCGTCTGCTACTCTGGCCGATCAAAAAGAAATATGGCAAGAAGCTCTCCTGGGCGGATCTTATGATCTTAGCCGGTAATTGCGCACTGGAATCTATGGAATTCAAAACCTTTGGGTTTGGTGGAGGACGCGTGGATATCTGGGAACCGGAACAGGATATTTATTGGGGTCAGGAAGGAGAATGGCTCGCTGACAAACGCTACAGCGGGGATCGTCAACTCGAGCAGCCTTTAGCAGCAGTTCAGATGGGTCTCATCTATGTTAATCCCGAAGGACCAAATGGAAACCCAGATCCGGTTGCTGCGGCTCACGACATACGCGAGACCTTTGGTCGTATGGCCATGAATGATGAAGAAACGGTTGCACTGATCGCAGGCGGACACACGTTTGGTAAAGCCCATGGCGCAGCCAACCCAGATGATCATGTTGGACCGGAACCGGAAGCTGCGGGCATTACAGAACAAAGCCAGGGTTGGACGAGTTCTTATGGAAGAGGCCATTCCGAACACACTATCACCAGTGGACTGGAAGGTGCCTGGACTCAAACTCCAACCCGCTGGAGTAACAACTACTTCAAGAATCTATTTGAATACGAGTGGGTGCTGACCAAGAGCCCTGCTGGAGCCCAACAATGGACTCCGAAAAACGCTAAAGATGTTATGAATGTGGTGGATGCTCATGATCAGTCTAGACGTCATGCTCCAATGATGTTCACCACAGATTTAGCTCTTAAGGAAGATCCGGAATATGCAAAAATCTCACGTCGCTTCTATGAGAATCCTGATGAGTTTGCCGATGCATTCGCGCGTGCTTGGTATAAACTGACCCATCGTGACATGGGGCCGATTTCTCGCTACCTTGGTGCTGATGTTCCGGAAGAAACACTCATATGGCAAGATCCACTGCCTGAAACGCCAGGAGAAATCCTTAGCGAACATCAAGTCAAAGAGCTGAAAGCAAAAATTCTGGCAACTGGCCTCAGTATTTCGAAACTGGTTTCAGTCGCTTGGGCTTCGGCTTCCACCTATCGTGGATCTGATTTTCGCGGTGGAGCCAACGGTGCTCGCGTTCGTCTAGAACCCCAGAAATCTTGGGAAGTTAACCAACCAGAAATTCTTTCGGAAGTGCTGTCAAAACTAGAAGAGGTAAAAAAAGATTTCGACGGCAATGTTTCTTTGGCTGATTTGATTGTGTTAGGAGGTTGCACTGCAATCGAAAAAGCTGCTAAAGACGCAGGTTATGACGTCGTAGTTCCCTTCATTCCGGGCCGTGTAGATGCCGGGTCAGATCAGACCGATGTGGATTCCTTTGAGCCCATGGAGCCGCAAACAGATGGGTTCCGCAACTATGCCAAGACTCATTTTACTGTTTCTGCGGAAGAGATGTTGGTGGATCGAGCACAATTGCTGACCCTAACTGCACCTGAAATGACCCTTCTTGTAGGTGGACTGCGTGTCTTAGGAGCTAATCACGGCGACAGTAAACACGGCGTTTTTACCAACAACCCGGAAACACTGACCAATGACTTCTTTATCAACCTATTGGATATGAGTGTGACTTGGAAGGCTTCTGATGAAAGTGAAACCACTTTTGAAGGAAGAGATCGTGTCAGTGGAAAAGTCAAGTGGACGGGCACGCGGGTCGATCTGATCTTTGGATCGAACTCCGAGCTGCGTGCATTATCTGAGGTCTATGCTTCCGATGATTCCAAAGAACTATTCGTGAAGGAATTCATTGCAGCATGGGGCAAAGTCATGAACCTCGACCGTTTTGATCTCGAATAA
- the rpsL gene encoding 30S ribosomal protein S12: protein MPTINQLVRKGRKKVVKKTKAPALQNCPQRRGVCVQVMTRTPKKPNSALRKVAKVRLTNGYEVIAYIGGEGHNLQEHSIVLVRGGRVKDLPGVRYHIVRGTLDSLGAVGPSNTNKVNRNVSRSKYGVKKAKGDKK from the coding sequence ATGCCGACAATTAACCAGCTAGTTCGCAAAGGGCGCAAAAAGGTCGTCAAAAAGACGAAGGCACCCGCATTGCAAAATTGCCCTCAGCGCCGTGGTGTGTGTGTCCAGGTGATGACCAGAACCCCTAAGAAGCCGAACTCTGCGCTTCGTAAGGTAGCAAAGGTTCGTCTGACCAATGGTTATGAGGTTATTGCCTATATTGGTGGAGAAGGGCATAACTTGCAGGAACACTCGATTGTTCTGGTGCGCGGTGGGCGCGTTAAGGATTTGCCAGGTGTTCGTTATCACATTGTTCGCGGAACGCTAGATAGCTTAGGCGCTGTTGGTCCAAGTAATACCAACAAAGTTAACCGTAATGTTTCACGCAGTAAGTACGGAGTGAAGAAAGCTAAGGGCGACAAAAAATAA
- a CDS encoding M48 family metallopeptidase, which translates to MTTLAYIFLGLLLTKYAVESYLSLRNWKHIRKHRDEVPEKFVNQVSLKEHQKAADYSIAKIKISFVFELFEVGLLVAWTVLGGFQYLHNLSVGLVDHPVLTGLLFFCFFALISMLLDLPKSIYSTFVLEEKYGFNKTTVKTFVLDIFKGLAVSAALGLPLISIMLWLMESASYWWIYLWAVVALFQLMMLWAFPVLIAPLFNKFLPLEEGDVKDTVQDLLNRTGFKASGLFVMDASQRSGHGNAYFTGIGETKRIVFFDTLLKQLSPAEVVAVLAHEIGHYKKNHIKKRLAATFAMMLGAFALLGYLAQWIPFYTGHGVDTAAPHLALILFMTVSSVYTFPLTPLFSYLSRRHEYEADAYAVEHSQANDLSSALVKLYKENASTLTPDPLFSAFYHSHPPAINRIEKLYS; encoded by the coding sequence ATGACCACACTTGCTTATATCTTTCTGGGACTTCTTTTGACTAAATATGCCGTTGAATCTTACTTAAGTTTGCGTAACTGGAAGCATATTCGAAAGCACCGTGATGAGGTCCCTGAGAAGTTTGTAAACCAAGTATCTCTTAAAGAACATCAGAAGGCAGCGGATTACAGTATTGCCAAAATTAAAATCTCTTTTGTTTTTGAGTTGTTTGAAGTTGGTCTCTTAGTGGCATGGACGGTCTTAGGAGGTTTTCAATATCTCCATAATCTCTCAGTTGGGCTGGTGGATCATCCTGTTCTTACCGGATTACTTTTTTTCTGTTTTTTTGCTTTGATTTCGATGCTCTTAGATCTACCCAAATCTATTTATTCTACTTTCGTTCTCGAGGAAAAATACGGATTTAATAAAACGACAGTTAAGACTTTTGTCTTGGATATATTCAAGGGTTTGGCTGTTAGCGCTGCATTAGGATTGCCCTTGATTAGCATCATGCTTTGGCTGATGGAGAGTGCTAGCTATTGGTGGATTTATCTATGGGCGGTGGTCGCTCTGTTTCAACTGATGATGCTTTGGGCTTTTCCTGTTCTCATTGCTCCCTTGTTTAATAAGTTTCTTCCTCTGGAAGAAGGAGACGTTAAGGATACGGTTCAAGATCTCTTAAATAGAACCGGCTTCAAAGCAAGTGGCTTATTTGTGATGGATGCTTCTCAAAGGTCAGGGCATGGCAATGCTTACTTTACAGGCATAGGAGAAACAAAGCGCATTGTCTTCTTCGATACCCTGCTCAAACAACTATCACCCGCAGAGGTCGTTGCGGTATTGGCTCATGAGATAGGACATTACAAAAAGAATCATATTAAAAAACGTCTGGCTGCAACGTTTGCCATGATGTTAGGTGCGTTTGCACTGTTAGGTTATCTAGCTCAGTGGATACCTTTTTATACAGGTCATGGCGTTGATACGGCTGCACCCCATCTAGCGCTCATTTTATTTATGACAGTATCCAGTGTTTACACCTTTCCATTAACCCCGTTGTTTTCTTATTTGTCTCGCAGGCACGAGTATGAGGCCGATGCCTATGCAGTAGAACATTCCCAAGCAAATGACCTTTCTTCTGCCTTAGTCAAGCTGTATAAGGAAAATGCTTCTACGTTAACACCTGACCCCTTATTCAGCGCCTTTTATCACTCGCACCCCCCTGCTATCAATCGGATTGAGAAACTTTATAGCTAG
- a CDS encoding enoyl-CoA hydratase/isomerase family protein → MKYEGYKTFKTEINEGVLTVTFDFGPVNVQGQEMLSDLNSLAMRLERDRETKVVIFQSANPEIWVCHYDTELLKDMSTEAVSRDEVELLDLQSVCERISKVPQATIAKLEGFARGGGHELALALDMRFAARGKFKFMQMEVGMGILPCGGGASRMARQTGLGRALEIILSARDFTADEAEAYGTINKALDPEEIGEYVDSLAKRIAQFPAESINACKQAVYESIDKPIDDALKAEAYWLYQATSKTPAIKRFTIADEKGLEHDIENQRNWNDLVMKVQEIS, encoded by the coding sequence ATGAAATACGAAGGATATAAAACATTCAAAACTGAGATAAACGAAGGTGTACTTACGGTTACCTTTGATTTCGGTCCTGTAAACGTACAAGGCCAAGAAATGCTATCCGACCTAAATAGCCTCGCTATGCGGCTTGAGCGTGATCGCGAAACGAAAGTGGTTATTTTCCAATCGGCAAATCCCGAAATATGGGTTTGTCATTACGATACCGAATTGCTCAAGGATATGTCTACCGAAGCCGTTTCACGGGACGAAGTAGAACTACTCGATCTCCAATCCGTATGCGAGCGCATTAGCAAAGTACCTCAGGCGACCATCGCCAAACTGGAGGGTTTCGCTCGTGGTGGAGGCCATGAACTAGCACTCGCTTTAGACATGCGTTTCGCAGCACGCGGTAAATTTAAGTTTATGCAAATGGAGGTAGGTATGGGAATCTTACCTTGCGGAGGAGGAGCCTCTCGCATGGCACGTCAGACGGGTCTGGGTAGAGCTTTAGAAATCATCTTAAGTGCTCGCGACTTCACCGCAGATGAAGCCGAAGCCTATGGCACTATCAATAAGGCACTTGATCCGGAGGAGATCGGGGAATATGTGGATAGTCTAGCAAAACGGATTGCACAGTTTCCTGCAGAATCTATTAACGCCTGCAAGCAAGCTGTCTATGAGTCCATCGACAAGCCAATTGATGATGCCCTAAAAGCAGAAGCCTACTGGCTTTATCAAGCAACGAGTAAGACCCCTGCTATCAAGCGTTTCACAATTGCTGATGAAAAGGGTCTGGAACATGACATAGAGAACCAGCGTAATTGGAACGACTTGGTCATGAAAGTGCAAGAAATCAGCTAA
- a CDS encoding ADP-ribosylglycohydrolase family protein, whose translation MIDIQLKNRLKGMVLGQFLGDAASLGAHWIYNVKDLANAYPSGIAGFEMPAEGHYHAGKQPGELTHYGDAAWVLLQALADEEVFDVTHFGKSFVRSMDPAKGYKGYFDAATRGTLENYKNHVEVSTEPYSFQEGADDDQLATISALAPFIAFYICRNHGLPEDSTKLFEQVEKLTRLRQNNDRAVAYCLAHTRLLLQLLAGRDIHSAFHHVEEKIGTNEKLDAEVRRKIKDAFNLKQKSTMEATDILGQSCPLICSFPSAIQPTAKHNEDFEKAILETIRGGGDSAGRAAMIGSWIGARIGFDDLPKDWLEKLALKNEILEILDKW comes from the coding sequence ATGATAGATATTCAGTTAAAAAATCGCCTCAAAGGCATGGTGCTTGGTCAATTTCTTGGAGATGCAGCCTCTCTTGGTGCGCACTGGATTTATAATGTGAAAGATCTGGCAAATGCTTATCCCTCGGGGATTGCAGGTTTCGAAATGCCGGCAGAAGGGCACTACCATGCAGGCAAACAGCCTGGAGAACTTACTCACTATGGTGATGCAGCCTGGGTGTTGCTGCAGGCACTTGCGGATGAGGAAGTTTTTGATGTGACACATTTCGGTAAGTCTTTTGTCAGGTCTATGGATCCTGCAAAGGGATACAAAGGTTACTTTGATGCAGCAACTCGAGGGACTCTTGAAAACTATAAAAACCACGTCGAGGTATCAACGGAACCCTACAGTTTTCAAGAAGGCGCTGATGACGATCAGCTTGCTACTATTTCGGCTCTAGCTCCTTTCATCGCTTTTTATATTTGCCGCAACCACGGACTGCCTGAGGACTCGACAAAACTTTTCGAACAAGTAGAGAAGCTCACACGCTTGAGGCAAAACAATGATCGCGCAGTTGCCTATTGTTTGGCGCATACACGACTGCTCTTGCAGTTGCTTGCGGGTCGAGATATCCACAGTGCTTTCCATCATGTCGAGGAGAAGATAGGAACTAATGAAAAGCTCGACGCTGAAGTGCGTAGAAAAATAAAAGACGCTTTTAACTTGAAGCAGAAAAGTACTATGGAGGCCACAGATATTCTAGGCCAAAGCTGCCCTCTTATTTGCAGCTTTCCTTCAGCCATTCAACCCACTGCGAAGCATAATGAAGATTTTGAAAAAGCAATCCTGGAAACCATCCGCGGGGGTGGTGATAGTGCAGGCCGCGCCGCGATGATTGGCAGCTGGATCGGTGCTAGAATTGGCTTTGATGATCTTCCGAAAGACTGGTTGGAAAAACTAGCTCTGAAAAATGAAATCTTGGAAATACTGGATAAGTGGTAA